actcccttttattctaaggctgtgcccccgcgtcctagtctcccctgttaatggaaacaacttccctacgtccatcctatctaagccgttcattatcttgtaagtttctatcagatctcccctcaacctcctaaactccaatgaatataatcccacgatcctcagacgttcatcgtatgtcaggcctaccattcctgggatcatccgtgtgaatctccgctggacccgctccagtgccagtatgtccttcctgaggtgtggggcccaaaattgctcacagtactccaaatggggcctaaccagtgctttataaagcctcagaagtacatccctgcttttgtattccaagcctcttgagataaatgacaacattacatttgctttcttaattacggactcaacctgcaagtttacctttagagaatcctggactaggactcccaagtccctttgcactttagcattatgaattttgtcaccgtttagaaaatagtccatgcctctattcttttttccaaagtgtacgacctcgcacttgcccacgttgaatttcatcagccacttcttggaccactctcctaaactgtctaaatctttctgcagcctccccacctcctcaatactacctgcccctccacctatctttgtatcatcggcaaacttggccagaatgctcccagtcccgtcatctagaggATAAATGAATGGATTACCTGCCAGCGGCCGAAGGTGAGGAAGAAGAGCGAGAAGGGGATGGCGGTGCCCGACATGGCGTGTGTGGAGGGCATGCCGTACTCGGAGTCATACAGCAGCTCCACCTTGACCACCGGCGGGGAGCGGGGCCGGGGCCAGCGGATGATGTCCTTGGTGCACTGGCCCAGGTACATGACCCACACCCAGATGACGATGAGGCGGCGGCCGACGTACGGGTCGATGTTCCAGAGCCAGAAGGGGAAGAAGGTGATGTAGAAGAGCTCGTTGCCCAGCTCGGTGCCTAGGCTGAACAGGTAGTAGAGCAGCCGGTTGCGGACCACGAACTGGCCGccggccccctcctcctcctcctcggcgGCGTTCAGCGAGTTCCTCCGCTGGGGCCGGGGCCAGGCTGCcgatccctcctcctcctcttgctgctgctgctgctgggccGGCCTGTCGCCGCAGGGCTGCCCCGGAGCCGCCGGCTCGCAGGCCACGCCGTTCCTCTTGCCGGCATGGCGGCGGCAGTCACCGTTAGAGAGGAGGGGAGATGACGGTGGGCGGGCCGCCGCCGCCACGCCGCACAGCCGCTGGAAGCGGGCCACCTGCTCGGGGTGCTGCAGGTAACCGAGCAGCCGGCGCCAGCCTCCCGCATCCAGCCCCATTTTAAACCCCCACCCAAGTGAGGAGGGGGAACTCACCCCTTCAACCGACCCGCTTCAAAAATCTCCTCCGGCCGCCCTCCCGCTTCTGGAAACTTCTTTCTCCCGGTCGGTTTATTTATCTCTACAGCTCCCGGATCATGCCCCGACCTTTCTTCCCCTCCCTTCTCCttctatccctttctctctccgctACCCGCttctccactcactctctcctcgcTCAGCGATGAGGAGATTctgtgagaggaggaggaggggggcggggcagtgGGCGGAGCCTGCTCGCTCACCCcgcgtgcgcgcgcgcgcgcgcataACGGGAACCCGAGCGCGTTCCCCCAAGCCCGCCCtgaacactccccccgcccccgcgcaCTCATTGTTCCCCGCGCACGCGCGGGCCATTGTTCCCCGCAGTGATGACGCAGCTGCCTGAAGTCAAATGCAGCAAAAGAAATGTTGAGGTCCTgctgtcagaagtctcacaacaccaggttaaagtccaacaggtttatctggtagcaaaagccacacaagctttcggagctccgagcCCCTTCTTCACAGAGAGAAacttttccctcttcccccacctttatttaatagtgtcacaagtaggcttacattcacactgcagggggagggaggggggcggtctccctgagtttcctccgggtgctccggtttcctcccacagtcggaaagatatgatttgatttgatttgatttattattgtcacgtgttaggagtatccagtgaaaagtattgtttcttggacgctatacagacaaagcatactgtacatagagaaggaaaggggaggatgTAGTGTTAAGAGTCAGagctaccccgcattaagttgatctttttctacaccctagctatgactgtaacactacattcggcactcctttccttctatgtacagtatgcttttttAGCACACAATaagcaacacttttcactgtatactaatatatgacaataataaatcaaatcaaaaagccagggtgtaaaaaaaatcaacttaatatgaggttggtccattcaaaagcctgatggcagttaggtgcattggaggtttacagcatggaaacaggcccttcggcccaacttgtccacactgcccttttttttgaaacccctaagctaatcccaattgcccgcatttggcctatatccctttagcattggccatgctaaattctccctcagagtacctgaacaggcgccggagtgtggcgacgaggggattttcacagtaacttcactgcagtattaatgtaagcctacttttgacattaagaaataaactttaaactttaactgtgAAAATcgcatagtcgccacactccggcacacaTCTAAGCTGACAATTAATAAAACAGTGGAAGCATTTAGAAATAATAAATGGAGGAGTGGGCTTGCTGCCAGCAGTTAGGTGTAGGGTAAAATcaaaattttatttattgttgtcacatttttgatttgatttattattgtcacgtgtattggcgtacagcgaaaagtattgtttcttgtgcgttattcagacaaagcataccattcatagagtacacaggggagaatgcagaatgtagtgtatacagtcatagctagggtgtagagaaagatcaacttaatataatgggcggcacagtagcacagtggttagcactgctgctttacagctccagggacctgggttcgaatcctggctcgggtcactgtctgtgtggagtttgcacattctccctgtgtctgcgtgggtttcctcccacagtccaaagatgtggctaggttgattggccattctaaattgcccttagtgttctgggatgtggGGATATTGTGGGGAtgatgtggggataggacctgggtgggattgtggttggtgcagactcgatgggccgaatggcctctttctgcactgtaggattctatgatttctatgataaggtaggtccattcaaaagtctgatggcagcagggaagaagctgttcttgagtcggctggtccgtgatttcagacttttgtctctttttcctgacagaagaaggtggaagagagtatgtctggggtgcgtggggtccttgattatgctggtcactttcccaaggcagcgggaagtgtagacagagtcaatggatgggaggctggcttgatgATGGAATGGGCTAAATGTTTTGGGTTATTgcagaaagcattgtttcttgcacactatacagacaaaacataccgttcatagagcataTAGGGAagaacttttcactttatgcgtgtggcaatgataaatcaaatcaaaaaaggaggatgcagaatatagtgttacagtcatagctaggatgtagagagtttaaaagatttagagttcagttttaagagcatagaacgagagtaaaagatagaatcagatgggatgctggggacagctcacaagaagtcgccCCGCTCCAGAGTCATCTCtgaaatactgaggatgctggaaagctgaaattaaaaaaacagaaaattctggaaaaactcagcaagtctggcagcatctgtggagagaggaacacatTTTGAGGCTGTATGACTCTTCAATcccaaggttctgggttcaggtCTGCCACACCAGAGCATGAGGAGGAAAGAAGTCAAGACTGACCACTGCATTGCAGCACTGAGAGAGGACACTGCACTGTTTTTTTTAGATGAGATGGGGGCTGAGGTCCCAGCCGCTTGCTCAGGCGAAAGACTATTCAAAGAGCGGGGCCGTTATCCCGTGATCTGACCAATATCTGGCCCTCAGcacaaacaaaaacagattacctggtcattatcacactgcaaACCACATTCATAACTGTTAGTTTGTAATGCTGAGAACCAAAGCTCAACATTACTCTGTATGTATGGTAAATTTAGGCATGTGAAAGGGAAACTGCGCTAATGAAGGAAGGAAATTGGTGGAGCATTCTCGAGGAATCCCTCTGCTGGCAAATGTTGAAATTTCAGGTTGAGTTAATCCATTTTGGTCAATTCTAAACTTCACAATTGATTGAATTTTAATCTAAAAAATGGAAAAGCAGTGACATTTGAATTTTATAGTCATGgagttttacagcatagaaagaggcccttcagcccatcatgactgtgctggccatcaaacacctatctattctgatcccatttttcagcacttgatctgtatgctgtggcatttcaagtggtcatctaaatgcttcttaaatgttgtgaggcttcCCACCTCCGCCACCCTTTGAGGCAGTGAGCTTCAGAttcccaccgccctctgggtgaaaatggttTTCCTCAATCCCCCTCTAAATTTCCATAACAGgggagttatgttgcagctgtataagctgctggtgaggccacacctggagcactgtgtacagttttggtctccttacttgaggaaggatatactggcacttgagggggtgcagaggagattcattaggttgattccagagttgagggggttggcttatgaggagagattgagtagattgggactatactcattggaatttagaagagtgaggggtgatcttctggaaacatataaaattatgaagggaataggtaagatagaagcagggtggttgtttccactggcaggtgaaactagaactagggggcatagcctcaaaataagtgggagcagatttaggactgagttgaggaggaacttcttcacccaaagggttgtgaatctgtggaattccctgtctcagtgaagtagttgagaccaccttgttgaatgtttttagggcaaggatagatagattttcgaacagtaaagaaattaacagTAAAGaaatgggtggtacagtggcacaatggttagcactgctgcctcacagcaccagggacccgggttcgattcctggcttgggtcaccgactgtgtggagtttgcatgttctccccatgtctgcgtgggtttcctccaggtgctccagtttcctcccacattctgaaagacgtgctggttaggtgcattgatccgaacaggcgccatctgtggcgacaaggggaattccatagtaacttcattgtagtgttaatgtaggctttacttgtgactaataaataaactttacttaaattaaagtttatggtgagcaggtggataagtggagctaagtccatgaaaagatcagccatgatccatgtggaaatgattgaaagggtgcagagaagatttacaaggatgttgcctggattgggtggcatgccttatgaggataggttgagggagctcggtcttttctccttggagagacgaaggatgagaggtgacctgatagaggtccaagatgttgagaggtatagatcgggtggattctcggaggctttttcccatggctgaaatggctgctacgagaggacacaggtttaaggtgctggggaataggtacagaggagatgtcagggtaagtttttcactcagagggtggtgggcgagtggaatcggctgccgtcagtggtggtggaggcaaactcgatagggtcttttaagagacttctgggtgagtacatgggacttaataggattgagggttataggtaagcctatgtataagcctaggtaggtagggacatgaccggtgcaacttgtgggccgaagggcctgtttgtgctgtattttttctatgttctatgatcttattgaatggtgaagcaggctcaaggacCCAAATGTCCTAttccagctcctagttcttatgttcttataattaaAATCACTCAGCATTGCCCTATTACATATCTCTCTATATCATTACATATCACCCTAACTCAATCTTGTTCacctttatagaatccctacagtgcagaaggaggccattcagcccaatgagtctgcactgaccataattccacccaggccctattcctgtaaccccacacatttaccctgctaattccctgacattggggtcaatttagcatggccaatcaacctaatccacacatctttggatggtgggaggaaagaagagcactcagaggaaacccacgcagacacggggggaatgtggaaactccacacagacagtgacccaaggctggaattgaacccgggtcccaggcactgtgaggcagcagtgctaaccactgtgccgccgtgccaccccaccATGACGTGCCGTCTCTTTTGCAAATCTTATAACCAGAAATGTGAAGACCTCAGCCCCATCCATGTGTTATAATTGACATATCAATTGATGTTATGAGCCAAGTTTCACAGAAGATCACATCCTACCCGACAATGTTGTGTAACTTCACACcacatggggtggggtggggtggagtggagggaaGAACAAGCTTTTCTTTTAGCTCGGAGGAAAACAGTATCTTGTACAAATCTTGGCTAAATCCAACTTAGAGGAGCAGTTGTCAGAGACAGACAAGCACACATGTATACACAGGCAGAAGGAACAGCTGCCTGGACTCAGAATGGTTTTCAGGCACATTTAAGGCAACAATAATGTTGAACTGAAAACTGTAAATTTGCAGGATTCTATTTCAAATCAATGTGTCCCTTTCCTTATTGGATTAAAGAAAGAAACTCACAAAGCCAGCTGCTTGCAGATTTATTAAGAGGACTTCAAAATTCACAAAAGAATGAATAGAGGTTTGTTTAAAAACAACACATTTGCAGATTTTAATCCAGCTGATACATCTTCACTTGTATAtcttcaattactagggggcacaggtttaaggtgcgaggggcaaggtttaaaggagatgtacgaggcaagttttttacacagagggtggtgggtgcctggaactcgctcctgggggaggtggtgaaagcagatacaatagtgaattttaaggggcatctggacaaatacatgaataggatgggaatagagggatatggtccccggaagggtagggtgtagtcgggcagcatggtcagtgcaggcttggagggccgaaggacctgtttatgtgctgtagttttctttgttctttgatgaaacAAAGGCAATAATCACTAAAAGGGAAGAATGCTAGATAACATGATGGTACAGCACATTGGGGTATAAATAAATGGTACTACAGAATGGTTAGCGAACATTCATTGATGCCTGTTTATCATTGCAACAGCGTGTTGAAAACCTGATTGTTGGTTTATCTGCTGCTCTGCCTTTATTTCTGGTCTAAAatcctttgggtggaattttcacgtCCAGCCTGCCACggcaatcatagcgggcaggacaggaccatgcaaaagtccattggccgcgggcaggattttcctctcTTGGGGCGAAcacggccgtaaaatcccgcctttgTCTTTCCTTTAAAATAGGAAGCAATTGGAATTCatttttctttgctttctgtgCTTTTTCTCTTAACCAAACTAATCAATTTTTTTTCAGATGAATTATGAAGAACTCGCTAGCCCAATCATTTTAACTGGAATTCTATCAAAAGCCTGACAGGTGACAAAGGCAAATGACACATAATTCATGAAAATGTTCGATTGGAACCCAAAGGCTGGTTGGAAAGATAATAAGAGCATCATTGGAATAGCCATCACAAAGGGAAAACACAATCAAAGCAGATATGATTTCAACCATTGTTGAAACATTGTTTTCCAgattttaatccggacaaatgtgagggaatgaattttggaaggtccaatgcatgtaggatttatacagtaaatggtagaacccttaggagtattgacaggcagagagatctggacgtacatgtccaccgatcactgaaagtggcaacgcaggtggataagatgGTCAAGAGGGCatacatacagcatgcttgccatcatcggttgaggcattgagtataaatattggcaggtcatgctgcagctgtacagaaccttagttaggcttcatttgaaatattgcgtacaattctggtcgccacactaccaggaagatgtggatgctttggagagggtacagaagaggtttaccaggatgttgcctggtctggagggtattagctatgaggagaggttggataaactctgtttgttctcactggaacaacggaggttgagggttgatctgatagagatttacaagattatgagaggcatggacagagtggatagtcagatgctctttcctagggtagaaaagtcaagtattaggggacataggtttaaggtgcgtggggaaaagtttacaggaggtgtgtgaggcaagttttttacacagagggtggtgaatatctggaatgcgctgctcggggaggtggtgggaggcgaTAATGGCAtataaggggcatctagataaataaatgaaagaatgggaatggaaggatatggactccgtaaggcatcatgatcggcacaggcttggagggccgaagggcctgttcctgtgctgtactgttctttgttcaagacgCAGTTACAGGGTCTGGTAGAAGCAGAAAAGCAACAAAAGAAACCGGCAATGCCTGCGAGAATATTGGCTACTTTATTGACATAAAAAGAAGACTCGGGAATGTTAAACAACAACTGAACCAGGAAAAGGCACCAAGAGACtcttcaataaaagcaaaatattgctggaatctgaaacaaaaacagagaaagctgggaaaactcaacaggtctgacagcattcataaggagagaaaacagagttaatgttccaaATCTGCCTAAcccttcttcagaactaaagagggGGAAAATGTGCTGGATTATATCCTGTATAAGAGGTGGAACAGCTGGAACAGTGATTAGTGAGAGCTGGGAGCAACTGCAATGTGGCAAACTTAAGAACAAATGACAAGtggccctgtgggggagggggagggagggttttgCATAGGATAAAGAAAAgagtaagatggaggagaaaggtcacagcctAAAATTGttcaactcaatgttgagtccagaaggctttaAAATACCTAATGGGAAGAAACCCTTAAAGATCATCTTAGCTGTATAATTTGTCAAACTGACTTGGAGTGTATCATTTGTTGAAGAGTAGCGAGCTTGGCATTAAATATTTTAAGTGTtcataaaatatttaaaatgtttGCTGTTAACAACTTCTAGTGAACCATTGGATTTGATTACTGTGAATGATTGGAAGAGAGTTTCCATAGCCATCTCTGAACATGGAAAGAGGAAAAACAACAAAAACGAACATTAAAAAATAGGCCCTGCAAAGGTAAAGCCTACAGTTTTCTACAATTGCAAAATAATAATCACTAAGTAAGAAATAAGCAGATGTAAACTGCACTAGGCATTGTTATTGAATTCACAAAGTATATTTATGTTGAATAATATAATGAAATTAaacatatagagggatctgggcgtgctggTCCATAGTTCCCTATAAGTGGCAAcaaaggtggccaaggtgattaaggaggcatatggcacgcttgccttcatcagccaggacattgagtacaagagttgggaaatcatgttgcagctatataaaaccttgggtaggccgcatttggagtattgcgtgcatttctggtcaccacactgccagaagaacgtggaagctttggagagagtgcaaagaaggttcatcaggatgttgcctggtcttgagggtgttgactatgaggagagtttgaataaactaggattgttttcactggaaagacagaggctgaggggagatctgatagaggtcgacaaaattatgaggcatagacggggtggatagtcagaggctttttcccagggtggaagtgtcaattatgagggggcacgggttcaaggtaagagggggaaagtttaagggagatgtgcagggaaagtttttcacgcagagagtggtgggtgcctggaacgcgctgccagaggaggtggtggaagcaggcacattagcaacatttaagatctggttgggtacatgaatagggagggattgGAGGGTTACGGACCGActaggggcagaaggttttttttggtagtgtggttagggcatcatgatcggcacaagctTGGTGTGCCGAAGGgctttttcctgtgctgtacttttctttgttctattatacAAGGATTTAGGATTGGCAAGATATTGGAATTTATTAAAATATTGTAAATCGTTTATAAATGTAGTTGTTGGTGTGagaaaatgtttttcaaaacacTTGCATCTTAATTCAATATTTCTTTGACCTGTTTACAGCTTGAAATAACTAGTTGGTTTATTGCATTTTGTGTTGTCAATGAGTAGTTTTTAAATCTGGATTTCCTGGTTTTCTGTTGCCTAATTCTATTTGCAGCTGCACTGTAAACTGTCTAAGTACACACCAGACAGTCAAGTTTCAGACAACTCATTATCTCTAAAAAATTGAATTGTAGAATTAACCAGTAAAAGCACAGACACATCCCAGAAGTGTTTATCAGTTCATTATGTcacctcacctcctgactgcaCAGAAAATGACTCATTCAGTAGCTCACCCCGTAGGTGTCAAATAAACACACACATTCAACTCCAAAAATGCAACTGTATTTGATAAATAAGGACTTGGAGACTATTTTAGGGACCGTCACATCTAATCTCCAGTGTGCACATGCAAAAAGCGTCACTGAGCGCAATTAATCATTTTTACGTCATTTGCTTCCTTGGCAAAGGGGAACAAGATAGCAAAGGACTCTTGTTTCGAGCAACGTTCTTTACTatcgttgttttttttaaaacattaagcattcgggtgctctggtttccttccacagtccaaaagacatgccggtcacgtgcattggctaaattctccctcagtgtacctgaacaggtgctggagtgcggcgactaagggattttcacagtaactttattgcagtgttagtgtgagcctacttgtgacactaataaataaacttacggAAGCTGAGTTTAAAATTGAGATATTTAATTTGTTTCTGTTAGCAATTTTTAATGCATAGAGAAATTAAAATCCAAACTCCAGTAAATACAACCAACATTAAAGTATTGCAATTGTTTCAGGAGGCCCTTACAAGCACGGCAATGCATTGCTGCTTTAGGTAAAAAGGAGACACAGAAAGTAGTAAGAGTTTTTAATAGTTTCAAATTATGTTATAATTCGGTGGCAACACCGAACATTGCAGAAAGAGTTAAGTTCTGGTTTTAAtttatacaaaagcaaaatgctgcagaggcTGAAATAAAATTCCCCAAAAATGCTGAAGTTCATAGCAGGTTAGGCTGCATCCTCTGTGGAGAGGATAACATTAACATTTCACTTCAATTCCAGGCTCTCTTCtccaaaggtcattagtgaactagttgggtttttacagcagCTTTCTTGCTCAATTCTTTCTGGTAGAAACACTCTTATAATCTGATACAAAGTCACccctgatgaagggttatccagactggaaacgttggctctattctctcttcacagatgctgtcagacctgctgaggttttccagcgtttttgtTATAATCTGGTGTATTGGATTCAGTTTCAGTACCTGCCATGTCGCGACTGACACCCTGACCTCTTAGGTCCAGTACTATAACCACTAGACtacttgtgggcggcacagtggttagcactactgcctcacagc
This Mustelus asterias chromosome 18, sMusAst1.hap1.1, whole genome shotgun sequence DNA region includes the following protein-coding sequences:
- the sgpp1b gene encoding sphingosine-1-phosphate phosphatase 1, giving the protein MGLDAGGWRRLLGYLQHPEQVARFQRLCGVAAAARPPSSPLLSNGDCRRHAGKRNGVACEPAAPGQPCGDRPAQQQQQQEEEEGSAAWPRPQRRNSLNAAEEEEEGAGGQFVVRNRLLYYLFSLGTELGNELFYITFFPFWLWNIDPYVGRRLIVIWVWVMYLGQCTKDIIRWPRPRSPPVVKVELLYDSEYGMPSTHAMSGTAIPFSLFFLTFGRWQYPYAFGLLLASSWCILVCLSRLYMGMHSILDIIAGVLYSILILIIFHPALDLIDNFNLTYKYAPLFIISLHLGMGLFSFTLDTWSTSRGDTAEILGTGAGIACASHFNHMFGILPDPPLDALPFSPPAITFNLITRAFLRFAIGVVVLLLTRAVLKACTIPLACKIFRIPCTDIRQARKRMEVELPYRYMTYGMVGFVALFLVPSLLNYLNLS